One part of the Truepera radiovictrix DSM 17093 genome encodes these proteins:
- a CDS encoding ABC transporter permease subunit → MRESEFVQAARAAGAPTWWILARHVLPNALSPLVWRRLWTSAL, encoded by the coding sequence ATGCGCGAGAGCGAGTTCGTCCAGGCCGCCAGGGCAGCGGGCGCGCCGACGTGGTGGATTTTAGCGCGCCACGTGCTGCCCAACGCGCTCAGCCCCCTCGTGTGGCGGCGACTTTGGACGTCGGCTTTATGA
- a CDS encoding carbohydrate ABC transporter permease — MQRYFSRWGWLLASPYLLFTLVFFVVPLGWGVWLSTLSWDLISPSREFLGLQNFAEALRSPRVHAAMLTPFRFMAIFIPVTVAAALVIALVINSVKRFQGALAIAFFLPYLASGVAAALVVRGVLDYFGPFSSFVRTVFRADPDWLGNPTLAVVTISLMMAWKFSGYDALIFLAGLQSIPHELYEAANLDGATPWVNFWQITFPMLYPSLYTVLILSVGAMFSVFTEPFILTNGGPQLATHTWTLEIYYQLFSSLRAGYASSVALLNAVQVFVAVFLVRRLMEWWGGRYGWQ; from the coding sequence ATGCAGCGCTACTTCTCGAGGTGGGGGTGGCTGCTGGCGTCCCCCTACCTCCTCTTCACGCTCGTCTTTTTCGTCGTACCGCTCGGCTGGGGGGTGTGGCTCTCGACGCTCTCGTGGGACCTGATCTCGCCCAGCCGCGAGTTTTTGGGGCTGCAGAACTTCGCCGAGGCGCTGCGCAGCCCGCGCGTGCACGCGGCCATGCTCACCCCCTTTCGCTTCATGGCGATCTTTATCCCCGTCACGGTCGCCGCCGCGCTCGTCATCGCGCTGGTCATCAACAGCGTCAAACGCTTTCAAGGAGCGCTCGCCATCGCCTTTTTTCTGCCGTACTTGGCCTCGGGGGTGGCGGCGGCGTTGGTGGTGCGCGGGGTGCTCGACTACTTCGGGCCCTTTAGCTCGTTTGTGCGCACGGTGTTTCGCGCCGACCCCGACTGGCTCGGCAACCCGACGCTAGCGGTGGTCACCATCAGCCTCATGATGGCCTGGAAGTTCTCCGGCTACGACGCGCTCATCTTTTTGGCGGGGCTCCAGAGCATCCCCCACGAGCTCTACGAGGCGGCTAATCTGGACGGCGCGACGCCCTGGGTCAACTTCTGGCAGATCACCTTCCCGATGCTCTACCCGTCGCTCTACACCGTCCTCATCCTCTCGGTCGGGGCGATGTTCTCGGTCTTTACCGAGCCCTTTATCCTCACGAACGGCGGGCCGCAGCTCGCGACGCACACCTGGACGCTCGAGATCTACTACCAGCTCTTTAGCAGCCTGCGCGCCGGCTACGCCTCCTCGGTGGCGCTTCTCAACGCCGTGCAGGTCTTTGTCGCCGTCTTTCTCGTGCGGCGGCTTATGGAGTGGTGGGGGGGGCGCTATGGCTGGCAGTAG
- a CDS encoding extracellular solute-binding protein produces the protein MRRCLLLGALALSLASAQEVRFWSAPNPSQTQFWEEMAQAYREVNPDVTITVTPIPESPTSEAAILASLAGGTGPTISENIFIGFGAQLYNASAVVPLNTLPGWEELLAARNMATAIETWAFPDGNFYILPIYTNAMLFGWRIDALQELGVETPPRTYSEILEVCATLREQNPNRFLLARADLLSNVWWQRWFDFFILYDAASNGAPFIVGNEIVADDEAAVAVFDFYRRLNEAGCLLTREVTTPFEVGNSIWSQLGPWTFANWRENFPELQLGENFVLTDPPVPDEMPAGEPVYTFADAKGLVIYQNAPEEAREAAWEFVRWVFSDPANDLAWFETTNLPPTRDDLGSNETFAAFLEENPALVQYAEAIPYAVPPIVNQNFADIQTALSEQGLAPAVRGDKTPEQAWEDAKAAMQALLGE, from the coding sequence ATGCGACGCTGTTTGCTGCTCGGCGCCCTCGCGCTGTCACTCGCGAGCGCCCAAGAGGTGCGCTTCTGGTCGGCGCCCAACCCGTCTCAGACGCAGTTTTGGGAGGAGATGGCGCAGGCCTACCGGGAGGTCAACCCGGACGTCACGATCACCGTCACCCCCATCCCCGAGAGCCCGACCTCGGAGGCCGCGATCCTCGCCTCGCTCGCGGGCGGCACCGGCCCGACGATCTCGGAAAACATCTTTATCGGTTTTGGCGCGCAGCTCTACAACGCCTCGGCGGTCGTGCCGCTCAACACCCTGCCCGGTTGGGAGGAGCTCCTAGCGGCCCGCAACATGGCGACCGCCATCGAGACCTGGGCGTTTCCGGACGGCAACTTCTACATCCTGCCCATCTACACCAACGCCATGCTCTTCGGTTGGCGCATCGACGCGCTTCAAGAGCTCGGCGTCGAGACGCCGCCGCGCACCTACAGCGAGATCTTGGAGGTGTGCGCGACGCTGCGCGAGCAGAACCCCAACCGCTTCCTCTTGGCCCGCGCCGACCTCCTCTCGAACGTCTGGTGGCAGCGCTGGTTCGACTTTTTCATCCTCTACGACGCGGCCTCAAACGGCGCCCCCTTTATCGTGGGCAACGAGATCGTCGCCGACGACGAGGCGGCCGTGGCGGTGTTTGACTTTTACCGGCGCCTCAACGAAGCGGGCTGCCTTCTTACCCGCGAGGTCACCACCCCCTTCGAGGTCGGCAACAGCATCTGGTCGCAGTTAGGCCCTTGGACGTTTGCGAACTGGCGCGAAAACTTCCCCGAGCTGCAGCTCGGCGAGAACTTCGTCCTCACCGACCCGCCCGTCCCGGACGAGATGCCCGCGGGCGAACCCGTCTACACCTTCGCCGACGCCAAGGGGTTGGTGATCTACCAAAACGCCCCCGAGGAGGCGCGCGAGGCCGCCTGGGAGTTCGTGCGCTGGGTCTTCTCGGACCCCGCGAACGACCTCGCCTGGTTCGAGACCACGAACCTGCCGCCGACGCGCGACGACCTCGGCTCCAACGAGACCTTCGCCGCCTTTTTGGAGGAGAACCCGGCCTTGGTCCAGTACGCCGAAGCGATCCCCTACGCGGTGCCGCCTATTGTCAACCAGAACTTCGCCGACATTCAGACGGCGCTCTCGGAGCAGGGGCTGGCGCCGGCAGTCAGAGGCGACAAGACGCCCGAACAGGCGTGGGAGGACGCGAAGGCCGCCATGCAGGCGCTGTTGGGGGAGTAA
- a CDS encoding glycoside hydrolase family 130 protein has product MKFKRHHVPVLTPNPDNAWEALNVFNPAVIYHNGLFHMHYRAQGHDYVSRIGYAVSEDGVNWNRLQRPVLCPSGDLDARGVEDPRVTALDGRFYMAYTAFDRSSPFPKVGETPKGITPMFAVSDNLITWERLGPLVRGEDNKDHALFPRKVCGRYVSFHRRPPSIWLAFSDDLKVWGDHAEILRPRPGLWDGKRVGAGGPPIETEAGWLMIYHGYDDEHVYCMGTALLDLEDPRRVLKRPKETVLEPNAPWERRGDVPNVVFGCANPVVNGTVYLFYGGADRVVGLATADLNELLAWTLEHG; this is encoded by the coding sequence GTGAAGTTTAAACGCCACCACGTCCCCGTCCTCACCCCGAACCCCGACAACGCTTGGGAAGCGCTCAACGTCTTTAACCCCGCGGTGATCTACCACAACGGCCTCTTTCACATGCACTACCGCGCGCAGGGCCACGACTACGTCTCGCGCATCGGCTACGCGGTCTCCGAAGACGGCGTCAACTGGAACCGGCTGCAGCGGCCCGTGCTCTGCCCGAGCGGCGACCTCGACGCGCGCGGCGTCGAGGACCCGCGGGTGACCGCGCTCGACGGGCGCTTCTACATGGCCTACACCGCCTTCGACCGCTCGAGCCCCTTTCCGAAGGTCGGCGAGACGCCCAAAGGCATCACGCCCATGTTCGCCGTCTCGGACAACCTCATCACCTGGGAGCGGCTGGGGCCCTTGGTGCGCGGCGAGGACAACAAGGACCACGCCCTCTTCCCGCGTAAAGTGTGCGGCCGCTACGTCTCGTTTCACCGCCGCCCGCCGAGCATCTGGCTGGCCTTTAGCGACGATCTCAAGGTCTGGGGGGACCACGCCGAGATCCTGCGGCCACGGCCCGGGCTCTGGGACGGCAAGCGCGTCGGGGCGGGGGGGCCGCCCATCGAGACCGAGGCGGGGTGGCTGATGATCTACCACGGCTACGACGACGAGCACGTCTACTGCATGGGGACCGCGCTCCTCGACCTCGAGGACCCGCGCCGCGTCCTGAAGCGGCCCAAGGAGACGGTTCTAGAGCCCAACGCCCCGTGGGAGCGCCGCGGCGACGTGCCCAACGTGGTCTTCGGCTGCGCCAACCCGGTCGTGAACGGCACCGTGTACCTCTTCTACGGCGGCGCCGACCGGGTCGTCGGGTTGGCGACGGCGGACCTTAACGAGCTGCTTGCGTGGACCCTCGAGCACGGCTAG
- a CDS encoding ABC transporter permease subunit — protein MAATLDVGFMIMAAAGMSFLGLGAQPPTPEWGVMLSDGRQYLRVAPWVSLLPGAMIFLVVLTLNLLGDRLRDLLDPRALGR, from the coding sequence GTGGCGGCGACTTTGGACGTCGGCTTTATGATCATGGCCGCCGCGGGGATGAGCTTCCTGGGGCTCGGAGCGCAGCCGCCGACCCCCGAGTGGGGGGTCATGCTCTCGGACGGCCGGCAGTACCTGCGGGTCGCGCCGTGGGTCTCGCTCCTGCCCGGCGCCATGATCTTCCTCGTGGTGCTCACGCTGAACCTCTTGGGCGACCGGCTGCGCGACCTCCTCGACCCGCGGGCGCTGGGGCGCTAA
- a CDS encoding LacI family DNA-binding transcriptional regulator has protein sequence MDDLAPKPTAAPPRRRRVTIREVAAAAGVSISTVSRALRGYADVNPATRAHVAATARQLGYAPNPAGQTLKLGRTHTVAVLVSGNHGPALLDAFYAEVVGGIEACLEAHDLSLLVTRVRAERARRRVLQGGRADGVIALGCDLSVPFLRALHRTGTPLVLADSAGWGAPGVPSVTVQHEAGGYVATQHLLASGRRAVAFIAETPFDPNFLERRRGYERALAEAGLAVRPELIAAGRLGLEGGYLAARKLLARARPDAIFAANDTAAYGALRALCERGLRVPEDVAVVGFDDLELSRYTTPPLSSLHVPRQRLGFLAAAALLELLGGGAAASLALPVSLVVRKSSGAHPTSPPGAPREV, from the coding sequence GTGGACGACTTGGCACCCAAACCCACCGCGGCGCCCCCCAGACGCCGGCGCGTCACCATCCGCGAGGTCGCCGCCGCCGCCGGCGTCTCCATCTCCACGGTGTCGCGCGCCCTGCGCGGCTACGCCGACGTGAACCCGGCAACGCGCGCGCACGTCGCCGCGACCGCGCGGCAGCTCGGTTACGCCCCGAACCCGGCGGGGCAGACGCTCAAGCTGGGCCGGACGCACACCGTCGCGGTGCTCGTCTCGGGCAACCACGGCCCCGCCCTGTTAGACGCCTTTTACGCCGAGGTCGTGGGCGGCATCGAGGCGTGCCTCGAGGCCCACGACCTAAGCCTGCTCGTCACGCGGGTGCGCGCGGAGCGCGCGCGCCGCCGCGTCCTCCAGGGGGGGCGCGCGGACGGCGTCATCGCGCTCGGGTGCGACCTGAGCGTCCCCTTTTTAAGGGCGCTGCACCGCACGGGGACGCCTTTGGTGCTCGCCGACAGCGCGGGCTGGGGTGCCCCGGGTGTCCCCAGCGTCACCGTGCAGCACGAAGCGGGCGGGTACGTAGCGACGCAGCACCTGTTGGCCAGCGGCCGCCGCGCGGTCGCCTTTATTGCCGAGACGCCCTTTGACCCCAACTTCCTCGAAAGGCGGCGCGGCTACGAGCGGGCGCTCGCCGAGGCGGGCCTGGCGGTGCGCCCCGAGCTCATCGCCGCGGGACGCTTGGGCCTAGAAGGCGGCTACCTCGCCGCCCGGAAGCTCCTCGCGCGCGCCCGCCCCGACGCCATCTTCGCCGCCAACGACACCGCCGCCTACGGCGCGCTCCGCGCCCTTTGTGAGCGCGGCCTGCGCGTCCCCGAGGACGTCGCCGTGGTCGGCTTCGACGACCTCGAGCTGTCGCGCTACACCACGCCCCCCCTCTCGAGCCTCCACGTCCCCCGCCAGCGGCTCGGCTTCCTCGCCGCCGCCGCGCTGCTCGAGCTGCTCGGCGGCGGGGCGGCGGCGTCCCTTGCGCTGCCCGTCTCGCTCGTCGTGCGCAAGAGTTCGGGAGCCCACCCTACCTCGCCCCCAGGAGCCCCCCGTGAAGTTTAA
- a CDS encoding carbohydrate ABC transporter permease, whose product MAGSSAVGRPARARRAAALGVGTLVRRLLIAAVLIVGVTVAVFPFLYLLLQSLAPWDQVDRRVFPTALTLRSYRWLLFEAGARDPWLRALFNSFFVTVASVLLMVTSAGLVGYALSHIPFRGRAAINNVILFHMFFPGILLLVPTFLIVRYAGLYNTYAGMIIPTAMSVWAIFMYTSFFKGVSSEMIEAARIDGASEAQIVFRIIVPVSLPITSVITLFLFMDRWGQLLWDLMVVSDRSKMTLSVLLASLQGSYAPYPGPIYAASTLLTLPVLIVFWLFRRNFTAGIAFVFK is encoded by the coding sequence ATGGCTGGCAGTAGCGCGGTCGGGCGCCCCGCGCGCGCGCGGCGCGCGGCCGCTTTGGGGGTGGGCACGCTCGTGCGGCGCCTGCTGATCGCCGCCGTGCTCATTGTCGGCGTGACGGTGGCGGTGTTTCCCTTTCTCTACCTCCTGCTCCAGTCGCTCGCCCCGTGGGACCAGGTCGACCGGCGCGTCTTCCCGACCGCGCTCACGTTGCGCTCGTACCGGTGGCTGCTCTTCGAGGCGGGGGCGCGCGACCCGTGGCTGCGGGCGCTCTTCAACTCGTTTTTCGTCACCGTGGCGAGCGTGCTCCTGATGGTCACCTCGGCGGGGCTGGTCGGCTACGCGCTCTCGCACATCCCCTTTCGGGGGCGCGCGGCCATCAACAACGTCATCTTGTTTCACATGTTCTTCCCCGGCATCCTCCTCCTGGTGCCGACCTTTCTCATCGTCCGCTACGCCGGGCTCTACAACACCTACGCGGGGATGATCATCCCGACCGCCATGAGCGTGTGGGCCATCTTTATGTACACCTCGTTTTTCAAGGGGGTGAGCAGCGAGATGATCGAGGCGGCGCGCATCGACGGCGCTTCAGAGGCGCAGATCGTCTTTCGCATCATCGTACCGGTATCGCTGCCTATTACCTCGGTGATCACGCTCTTTCTCTTTATGGACCGCTGGGGCCAGCTCTTGTGGGACCTCATGGTGGTGAGCGACCGCTCGAAGATGACGCTCTCGGTGCTCCTAGCTAGCCTGCAGGGGTCGTACGCACCCTACCCGGGGCCCATCTACGCGGCGAGCACGCTGCTGACGTTACCGGTGTTGATCGTCTTCTGGCTCTTTCGGCGCAACTTCACGGCGGGGATCGCCTTTGTCTTTAAGTGA
- a CDS encoding DUF5996 family protein, which yields MTRTGHEQPRAATTFDLPPLPLAAWQDTKTTLHLYAQIVGKIRMALHPKLNHWWHVTLYLSPRGLTTHAIPTGDGLIELEFDLLDHNLMIRSSDGRHKVVALYDGLSVAQFYHSVLGSLAQLGVEVAILAKPYDPPRVGSDLPFKEDEVHARYDAAYVTRFWRILSWVHVILLEFKGRFYGKSTPVHLFWHSLDLAYTRFSGREAPMQGGSPSDREAYSHEVISFGFWAGDESVSAPTFYGYTYPEPNGLRGAPLLPKQARWVDAGGGVMALLDYDDVRRSEDPRQTLLSFLESTYLAGAKRAGWDVEAFNHDYVDYVPLELP from the coding sequence ATGACGCGCACAGGCCATGAACAGCCGCGAGCGGCAACCACTTTCGACCTTCCGCCTCTGCCTTTGGCAGCTTGGCAGGACACAAAGACGACCCTGCACCTGTACGCTCAGATCGTCGGCAAAATCCGCATGGCGCTCCACCCCAAGCTCAACCACTGGTGGCACGTGACGCTCTACCTCTCGCCGAGGGGGCTCACCACCCACGCCATACCCACCGGAGACGGCCTCATTGAGCTCGAGTTTGACCTCCTGGACCACAACCTGATGATTCGCAGCAGCGACGGGCGGCACAAGGTGGTGGCGCTTTACGATGGCCTCAGCGTTGCCCAGTTCTACCACTCCGTGCTGGGAAGTTTAGCGCAGCTCGGGGTGGAGGTGGCGATCCTCGCCAAGCCTTACGATCCGCCGCGTGTCGGTAGTGACCTACCCTTCAAGGAGGACGAAGTTCACGCCCGCTACGACGCGGCTTATGTGACGCGCTTCTGGCGCATCCTCTCCTGGGTGCATGTCATTCTCCTGGAGTTTAAAGGTCGCTTCTACGGTAAAAGCACCCCCGTGCACCTCTTCTGGCACTCCTTAGACCTTGCCTATACGCGCTTCTCAGGACGTGAAGCGCCCATGCAGGGCGGCTCCCCCTCCGACCGCGAGGCGTACTCGCACGAGGTCATCTCCTTCGGCTTCTGGGCGGGCGATGAGAGCGTTTCCGCCCCCACCTTCTACGGCTACACCTACCCAGAGCCGAACGGCTTAAGGGGCGCGCCCCTCCTCCCTAAGCAAGCCCGGTGGGTAGACGCAGGGGGTGGTGTGATGGCGCTCCTTGACTACGACGACGTGCGCCGGTCGGAAGACCCGAGACAGACGCTCCTGAGTTTTCTGGAAAGCACTTATTTGGCGGGCGCAAAGCGCGCGGGTTGGGACGTCGAGGCGTTCAACCACGACTACGTGGACTACGTGCCGCTCGAGCTCCCTTAA
- a CDS encoding carbohydrate kinase family protein, giving the protein MSASGTPEARPPKRVVVAGHVCLDLIPSFEATGEGARLEPGSLLEVGAATLAPGGGVANVGGALLKLGVPARLIGKVGDDAFGGLLAGLLGTPNLIRAPGESTSYTVVLSLPGSDRIFLHHSGCNDTFTPEDIDFSALAEADLLYFGYPPLMRRLYEDGGEAFAAFLERVKGLGLTTALDLAMPDPQGRSGRADWPAFLARVLPFVDLFMPSLTEVAWMLGEEPSPADPASLERFARGLLACGARAVGLKLGERGLYLRTADAPLALGRAAPDDLTRWAGRELLSPVFEAAVRGTTGAGDATVAGFLAGFVRGETPERCLELACAVGAASVEAADAVSGVPSWAGLGERLARGWRRAAPHPGAAYGDPAYWRAGPNGVWRGRRDPS; this is encoded by the coding sequence GTGAGCGCTTCGGGCACACCGGAGGCGCGGCCGCCCAAACGGGTCGTCGTCGCCGGGCACGTCTGCCTCGACCTCATCCCGAGCTTTGAGGCCACGGGCGAGGGGGCGCGGCTCGAGCCCGGCAGCCTGCTCGAGGTGGGCGCGGCGACGCTCGCCCCCGGCGGCGGGGTCGCCAACGTCGGCGGGGCGCTCCTCAAGCTGGGGGTCCCCGCGCGGCTTATCGGCAAGGTCGGCGACGACGCCTTCGGCGGACTTCTAGCGGGGCTCTTGGGGACGCCGAACCTCATCCGCGCCCCCGGGGAGAGCACCTCCTACACGGTGGTGCTCTCCCTCCCCGGCAGCGACCGCATCTTTTTACATCATTCCGGCTGCAATGACACCTTTACCCCCGAGGATATCGACTTCAGCGCGCTCGCGGAAGCCGACCTCCTCTACTTTGGCTACCCGCCCCTGATGCGGCGCCTCTACGAGGACGGCGGAGAAGCGTTTGCCGCCTTTTTGGAGCGGGTCAAAGGGCTCGGCCTCACCACCGCCCTCGACCTCGCCATGCCCGACCCGCAGGGGCGCTCGGGCCGCGCCGACTGGCCCGCCTTTTTAGCGCGAGTGCTGCCCTTTGTCGACCTCTTTATGCCGTCTCTGACCGAGGTCGCCTGGATGCTCGGGGAAGAGCCCTCGCCGGCGGACCCGGCCTCGCTGGAGCGGTTCGCGCGGGGGCTTTTGGCGTGCGGCGCGCGCGCCGTCGGGCTCAAGTTGGGCGAGCGCGGCCTCTACCTCAGGACCGCCGACGCGCCGCTAGCGCTCGGGCGCGCTGCCCCCGACGACCTCACCCGCTGGGCGGGGCGCGAGCTGCTCTCGCCGGTCTTCGAGGCCGCCGTGCGGGGCACGACCGGCGCCGGCGACGCCACCGTGGCGGGCTTTCTAGCGGGGTTCGTGCGCGGGGAGACCCCGGAGCGCTGCCTCGAGCTCGCCTGCGCGGTCGGCGCCGCCAGCGTCGAGGCCGCCGACGCGGTGAGCGGCGTGCCCAGTTGGGCGGGGCTCGGTGAGCGCTTGGCGCGCGGGTGGCGCCGCGCGGCGCCGCACCCGGGCGCTGCTTACGGGGACCCCGCGTACTGGCGCGCTGGACCGAACGGGGTGTGGCGGGGGCGGCGCGACCCGAGCTGA